One segment of Sesamum indicum cultivar Zhongzhi No. 13 linkage group LG4, S_indicum_v1.0, whole genome shotgun sequence DNA contains the following:
- the LOC105161103 gene encoding pentatricopeptide repeat-containing protein At5g55840 has product MASRMCSKTTPKCYLSPKKPSRRRALPRFSISRKFQENCRKAEETRASVDPRTQGCLPGEEMGRSVYTILTIDRWESLNCMKYKTASLRPVHGRLALKFLKWVVKQPGLELSHITHLYCITTHILVRARMYDRAKLILKHLGEMGLGSSSVFYALMDTYPLCNSNPAVFDLLIRVYVRKGATNDALETLRLMGLRGFRPSVYTCNMILAAMTKVQCAESVWLCFGEMLAKGICPNIGTFNILLNVLCGEGKLKKASYLLRKMEESGYAPTVVSYNTVLNWYCKKGRYKEAIQLLDHMSSRGVEADVFTYNVLVDDLCKNKRSAKGYLLLKKMGKRMVVPNEVTYNTLINGFVKEGKIAVAEKLYDEMCKVNISPNRITYNTLIDGQCQAGNFVGAFELLNKMEANGLRPNEVTYGTLLNGLCKHGKIGSAKNLLARIELEGVDVNSTMYTMLMDGICRSGKLTESVQLLDQMLKDQINPDVVTFSALVNGFCRAGKINTAKEILSKTYRSGIRPNKIVFCTLIYNLCRLGDIKEAIKVYTVILRSGHRPDLFIYNLLISTLCKSGNVVEAEVFMHHIRRVGLTPNAITFDAVISGYGNVGDGLKAFELFDEMVKFGCKPSFYTYGSLLKGLCKGRNLKEAMIFFGKLRKIPCAIDMVVYNTILSEICDRGDFKLALSLLAEMVQTSVFPDSYTYGCLIAGLCRAGRVATAILLLERGLQRGTISPNQYMYTSVINGLVKIGQAQAGIYIFDDMIKRGLNPDIAAVNAVMDAYSRMGQQDKLNNILSMMEKKSLSPSLVTYNILLHGQSARRNISGSFALYKMILKKGFVPDKFTCHSLILGLCKSGMLDIGAKFLKMMIIEGARPDRLTFNMLITMYSERGDMSTAFDLLNIMKSIGILPNDDTFCSIFNGLKRISSFQESHIFLHKMLENGIIPTERQYSSLVTSMCKSGDFRGALKLKDEMEGIGISSRCAAESAMVRGLVQCGKTEEGFLLLNCMLRSQLVPTNPTFTTVIHGFCKESKLSEALNCKLLMECHGAKPDVVTYNVLITGLCRTGDTARAFTLYEEMKLRGICPNITTFSVLVNAICSENNSVNGESILVDLEERGFVSQNSTGQDWHRRLSDAMVNIDLLRHKTKTGGNKKIKHTSQTC; this is encoded by the exons ATGGCCTCGCGAATGTGTTCTAAAACAACTCCAAAATGTTATCTTTCACCCAAGAAGCCATCAAGAAGGAGAGCTCTTCCACGCTTTTCTATTTCcagaaaatttcaagaaaattgcagaaaagCTGAGGAAACCAGAGCCTCAGTCGACCCACGAACTCAGG GTTGTTTACCAGGGGAAGAAATGGGTAGGAGTGTGTATACAATTCTGACAATCGACAGGTGGGAGTCGTTGAATTGCATGAAATATAAAACAGCATCATTGAGGCCAGTTCATGGAAGGTTAGctttgaaattcttgaaatgggTTGTGAAGCAGCCAGGTTTGGAGCTTAGTCACATAACTCACTTGTACTGTATTACAACTCACATTCTCGTTAGAGCAAGAATGTATGATCGCGCCAAATTGATATTAAAGCATTTAGGCGAAATGGGTCTGGGATCAAGTTCTGTTTTTTATGCTCTTATGGATACGTATCCACTGTGTAATTCGAACCCTGCTGTTTTTGACCTGTTAATAAGGGTTTATGTAAGAAAGGGAGCGACTAATGATGCCTTAGAGACTCTTCGTTTGATGGGTTTAAGGGGGTTTAGGCCGTCGGTGTATACTTGTAATATGATCCTAGCAGCAATGACGAAGGTGCAGTGTGCTGAGTCTGTATGGTTGTGTTTTGGAGAAATGCTTGCTAAAGGTATTTGTCCGAATATTGGGACATTTAACATACTGTTGAATGTACTTTGTGGTGAAGGAAAACTGAAGAAGGCCAGTTATTTACTCAGGAAGATGGAGGAGAGTGGTTATGCACCGACCGTGGTGAGTTATAATACAGTGCTCAATTGGTACTGCAAGAAGGGTAGGTATAAAGAAGCGATTCAGCTGTTGGATCACATGAGTTCCAGGGGTGTTGAAGCAGACGTGTTTACTTACAATGTGCTTGTAGATGATTTGTGTAAGAATAAGAGAAGTGCAAAAGGGTATCTACTCTTGAAAAAGATGGGGAAGAGGATGGTCGTCCCAAATGAAGTCACTTATAATACTCTCATAAATGGATTTGTTAAAGAGGGGAAGATTGCAGTTGCTGAGAAACTTTATGATGAGATGTGTAAGGTCAATATTTCACCAAATCGTATCACTTATAATACACTGATTGATGGACAGTGTCAAGCAGGCAATTTTGTGGGAGCCTTTGAGCTTCTGAATAAAATGGAAGCAAATGGATTGAGACCCAATGAGGTTACTTATGGAACTCTTTTGAACGGACTCTGCAAGCATGGAAAGATAGGTTCTGCAAAAAATCTACTGGCGAGGATAGAGCTGGAAGGGGTGGATGTTAATTCTACAATGTATACAATGCTGATGGATGGAATATGTAGAAGTGGGAAACTAACAGAAAGTGTGCAGTTACTTGACCAAATGTTGAAGGATCAAATAAATCCTGACGTTGTTACATTTTCAGCTCTTGTTAATGGATTTTGTCGAGCTGGAAAGATAAATACTGCAAAGGAAATACTTTCTAAAACATATAGATCTGGAATCAGGCCAAACAAGATTGTATTTTGTAcattaatatacaatttatgCAGACTGGGGGATATAAAGGAAGCGATCAAAGTTTACACAGTGATACTTCGGAGCGGTCATCGTCCCGatcttttcatttataatttattaatatccaCTCTTTGCAAAAGTGGAAATGTGGTAGAGGCAGAAGTTTTCATGCATCATATTCGCAGAGTTGGTCTTACTCCAAATGCCATTACTTTTGATGCTGTTATTAGTGGCTATGGTAATGTAGGAGATGGCTTAAAAGCATTTGagttgtttgatgaaatggTTAAGTTTGGTTGTAAGCCTAGCTTCTACACATACGGAAGTCTATTGAAAGGATTGTGCAAAGGAAGAAATCTCAAGGAGGCTATGATCTTCTTCGGTAAACTTCGGAAGATTCCTTGTGCTATTGATATGGTTGTCTACAACACAATATTGTCTGAGATATGTGATCGTGGCGATTTCAAGTTAGCTCTAAGCCTTCTAGCTGAGATGGTTCAAACAAGTGTCTTTCCTGATAGTTATACATACGGTTGTCTGATTGCTGGTTTGTGTAGAGCTGGAAGGGTTGCTACTGCAATTCTTCTGTTAGAACGGGGACTTCAAAGAGGTACCATTTCTCCAAACCAGTATATGTACACTAGTGTTATCAACGGGCTCGTCAAGATCGGCCAAGCACAAGCTGGGATATACATCTTTGATGATATGATCAAGCGTGGTCTAAATCCTGATATAGCTGCAGTTAATGCAGTTATGGATGCATACTCGAGAATGGGACAACAGGATAAGTTGAATAATATCCTGTCAATgatggaaaagaaaagtttatCCCCTAGTTTGgttacatataatattctcTTACATGGGCAATCGGCGCGACGGAATATTTCTGGGTCTTTTGCATTATATAAAATGATCTTGAAGAAAGGTTTTGTTCCGGATAAATTTACATGCCATTCTCTAATTCTTGGTCTATGTAAATCTGGGATGCTGGATATTGGAGCTAAGTTTCTGAAAATGATGATCATAGAGGGGGCTCGTCCAGATCGGTTGACATTTAATATGCTAATAACCATGTATAGTGAGAGAGGAGACATGTCAACTGCCTTTGATTTGCTGAATATCATGAAGTCCATTGGAATTTTACCTAATGACGAcactttttgttctatttttaatgGGCTTAAAAGAATATCTTCATTTCAAGAATCCCACATTTTCCTTCATAAGATGCTGGAAAATGGTATTATTCCTACTGAGAGACAATACAGCAGTTTGGTAACAAGTATGTGTAAATCTGGAGATTTCCGAGGAGCCCTTAAGCTAAAAGATGAGATGGAGGGAATCGGCATTAGCTCACGCTGTGCGGCTGAGAGCGCAATGGTTAGAGGGCTTGTACAGTGTGGGAAGACAGAGGAAGGGTTTCTTCTTCTTAATTGCATGCTGAGGAGCCAACTTGTTCCAACAAATCCAACTTTCACGACTGTAATTCATGGATTCTGCAAAGAATCTAAACTTTCTGAGGCACTGAATTGTAAACTCTTGATGGAATGTCATGGAGCTAAGCCTGATGTTGTGACTTACAACGTTCTTATAACTGGCCTCTGTCGAACCGGTGACACTGCCCGTGCTTTTACATTGTATGAGGAGATGAAGCTGAGGGGCATCTGCCCCAATATCACCACGTTTTCTGTTCTAGTTAATGCGATATGTTCTGAGAATAATTCTGTAAATGGAGAAAGCATTTTGGTGGACTTAGAGGAGAGAGGATTTGTTAGTCAGAATTCAACCGGCCAAGATTGGCACAGAAGATTGTCTGATGCCATGGTGAATATAGACCTCTTAAGGCACAAAACAAAGACCGGtggcaacaaaaaaataaaacacaccaGTCAAACTTGTTAG
- the LOC105161205 gene encoding uncharacterized protein LOC105161205 gives MDQEPLLGQALHTKDMQSAADEADETLSLCDLPLYSDQSVEEWEGDFSSESQGSSSISSSEDDYFEFISQELSPSSTGYPPEHIVFCGKLIPYQQPVDSSVGDSSKSVESKKQTDIKKKRGWSIFRWKFSLSRSSKRQVQSKSGKKSTILMQKRDNRGSASLKESPKQMYNCKKHGKGCDFPVHKMPILASSSSGKAKWYLFLFGISRFSTEVELRDIKSRLSRRQSPPPQQPPALSFQDHNETVSGGRNSSSGLWGLIKVLSCGRNHHPNTMVMSSIGCNRLE, from the coding sequence ATGGATCAAGAACCACTTTTAGGACAAGCCCTTCACACCAAAGACATGCAGAGTGCTGCAGATGAAGCAGATGAAACACTCTCTTTGTGTGATCTCCCATTGTATAGTGATCAGAGTGTCGAGGAGTGGGAAGGGGATTTTTCTAGTGAATCTCAAGGGTCGAGTTCCATTTCGTCCTCGGAAGAcgattattttgagtttattaGCCAAGAATTGAGTCCTTCCTCCACCGGTTACCCACCGGAGCACATAGTCTTCTGTGGGAAGCTCATACCTTACCAACAACCAGTGGATAGCTCTGTCGGAGACTCTTCAAAGTCGGTTGAGAGCAAAAAGCAAACGGACATCAAGAAAAAGCGTGGTTGGAGCATATTTAGATGGAAATTCAGTTTGAGCAGGAGTTCCAAGAGGCAAGTTCAGTCTAAGAGTGGTAAGAAAAGTACAATCCTCATGCAGAAGAGAGACAATCGTGGTTCTGCCTCGTTGAAAGAATCGCCTAAGCAAATGTACAACTGTAAGAAGCACGGAAAAGGGTGTGATTTTCCGGTTCATAAAATGCCCATATTGGCATCCTCATCATCAGGGAAAGCTAAATGGTACTTGTTCTTGTTTGGGATTTCAAGATTTTCAACTGAAGTGGAACTGAGGGATATCAAGAGCAGACTGAGCCGCCGGCAAAGCCCACCACCACAGCAGCCGCCAGCATTAAGTTTTCAAGACCACAATGAGACGGTTAGTGGAGGGAGAAACAGCAGCTCAGGACTGTGGGGCTTGATCAAGGTACTGAGTTGTGGCAGAAACCACCACCCAAACACCATGGTCATGTCGTCGATTGGCTGCAACCGACTAGAGTGA